The following proteins are encoded in a genomic region of Maledivibacter sp.:
- a CDS encoding sporulation protein YunB, protein MNQTRHKIYLSVNTIVPFISKTIEVKSTVPIAETIIVGRVPDNYTNVPEKDFLNVVSRGND, encoded by the coding sequence ATAAATCAAACAAGGCATAAGATATATCTATCCGTAAATACCATCGTTCCATTCATCTCAAAAACCATAGAAGTAAAATCAACTGTTCCAATTGCGGAGACTATAATAGTCGGAAGGGTTCCTGATAATTATACAAATGTTCCAGAGAAGGATTTCTTGAATGTGGTTTCCCGTGGTAATGATTAA
- a CDS encoding VWA domain-containing protein: MNKRVIKFVSIILVLTLIAGCSSLSEKSQIYETKEEAKSEGKCNSGLKSELSQASHDKEWENSIVFEPQYIQGEMNTEEYADIEENGYKLSLQNPLSTFSIDVDTASYSNIRRFLMDGQMPPKDAVRIEEMINYFTYDYPEPKGDTPFSVITEINECPWNDKHDLAMVTLKGKELEVDKKKPSNLVFLIDVSGSMNKPDKLPLLKSAFKMLVNQLKEDDRVSIVVYAGAAGVVLDSTNCSNKDIIIDAIENLNAGGSTAGGEGIELAYKIARGNFIEEGNNRIILATDGDFNVGPSSDGDLSDLIEKNRNDGVFLSVLGFGSGNLKDSKAELLADKGNGNYSYIDNILEAKKVLVDEIGSTLFTIAKDVKFQIEFNPSKVKAYRLIGYENRLLNDEDFNDDKKDAGEIGAGHTVTVFYELIPSDSDEKIPGVDELKYQDVKVKKSNDIMHIKLRYKDPEGLVSKLLGYPIDDNKISKQASENFNFASAIAEFGMLLRDSEFKGSSNYDHVVELAQKYKGDDKEGYRMEFIKMVKLAKELQK, translated from the coding sequence ATGAATAAAAGAGTAATAAAATTTGTTTCAATTATTTTAGTTTTGACTTTAATAGCGGGATGTAGTAGCTTATCTGAGAAATCCCAAATCTATGAAACCAAGGAGGAAGCCAAAAGTGAAGGAAAATGTAATAGTGGGCTTAAATCAGAACTAAGTCAAGCTTCCCATGATAAGGAATGGGAAAATAGTATTGTTTTTGAACCCCAATATATACAAGGAGAAATGAATACTGAAGAATACGCTGACATAGAGGAAAATGGCTATAAGTTATCTTTACAAAATCCACTATCAACATTTTCCATCGATGTAGATACAGCTTCATATAGTAATATTCGTAGATTTTTAATGGATGGTCAGATGCCCCCAAAGGATGCCGTAAGAATTGAAGAAATGATAAACTATTTTACATATGATTATCCAGAACCTAAAGGGGATACCCCATTTTCAGTTATAACCGAAATAAATGAGTGCCCATGGAATGATAAGCATGATTTAGCAATGGTCACTTTAAAGGGGAAAGAATTAGAAGTGGATAAAAAGAAGCCTAGCAATTTAGTATTTCTAATAGACGTATCGGGATCAATGAATAAACCCGATAAACTGCCCCTGCTTAAATCAGCCTTTAAAATGCTAGTAAATCAATTAAAGGAAGATGATAGGGTTTCAATCGTAGTTTATGCAGGTGCCGCCGGGGTGGTTCTAGATTCAACAAATTGCAGCAATAAGGATATCATAATAGACGCTATAGAGAATTTAAACGCTGGGGGGTCTACTGCCGGGGGCGAAGGTATAGAGCTTGCTTATAAAATTGCTAGGGGTAATTTCATAGAAGAAGGCAATAATCGAATAATTCTTGCAACCGATGGAGATTTTAATGTTGGACCATCAAGTGATGGTGATCTTAGTGATTTAATTGAAAAGAATAGAAATGATGGGGTGTTCCTAAGTGTATTAGGATTTGGTAGTGGTAACCTAAAGGATTCTAAAGCTGAGCTTTTAGCTGATAAAGGTAATGGAAACTATTCATACATAGATAATATCTTAGAAGCTAAAAAAGTTTTGGTTGATGAAATAGGATCGACATTATTTACTATAGCGAAGGATGTTAAGTTTCAAATTGAGTTTAATCCAAGTAAAGTAAAGGCCTATAGGTTAATTGGATATGAAAATAGATTGTTAAATGATGAGGATTTTAATGATGATAAAAAGGATGCTGGAGAAATAGGTGCAGGACATACTGTAACAGTATTTTATGAATTAATACCATCGGACTCCGATGAAAAAATACCCGGGGTAGATGAACTAAAATATCAAGATGTAAAGGTAAAGAAAAGCAATGATATTATGCATATCAAGCTAAGGTACAAAGACCCTGAGGGTTTAGTAAGTAAATTGCTAGGATATCCAATTGATGATAATAAAATATCTAAACAGGCCTCTGAAAATTTTAATTTTGCAAGTGCCATAGCTGAATTCGGTATGTTATTAAGGGATTCTGAATTCAAAGGCTCATCAAATTACGACCATGTTGTTGAATTAGCACAAAAATATAAAGGCGACGATAAGGAAGGATATAGAATGGAGTTCATCAAAATGGTCAAATTGGCTAAGGAACTTCAAAAGTAA
- a CDS encoding GntR family transcriptional regulator encodes MQLHQKIFNDLFRKISNREYKIGELLHTEKEMEIIYNTSKAPIRQAVAELVNLGMVAKKQGKGTFITSYTPKDNKPILSGFDKAFRSNKHNLTCSTIYVDIIKANIPIAKKLNIKASANILLVKRIRYLTDTPVYFIYHYIPDTRIIEDIRQAGNFESLRSLLSEKFNLNSHNIVEEISATHPNIEVAEALNINSVYPLIKVDRITYNEDYNPIYLTEYFVRSENWKYTVEFSQ; translated from the coding sequence ATGCAATTACATCAAAAAATATTTAATGATTTATTTCGCAAAATATCTAATAGAGAATATAAAATTGGTGAGCTGCTACACACAGAAAAAGAAATGGAAATAATTTACAACACGAGCAAAGCTCCCATTAGACAAGCAGTTGCTGAACTTGTAAATCTAGGAATGGTTGCTAAAAAGCAAGGAAAGGGTACATTTATTACTAGCTATACTCCAAAAGACAACAAGCCTATACTTAGCGGCTTTGACAAAGCTTTTAGAAGTAATAAACATAATCTTACATGCAGTACTATTTATGTAGATATTATAAAAGCGAATATACCAATAGCAAAAAAACTTAATATTAAAGCAAGTGCTAACATTCTTTTAGTTAAGAGAATACGTTACTTAACTGATACACCAGTTTATTTTATTTACCACTATATACCTGATACTAGAATTATTGAAGATATTAGACAAGCAGGTAATTTTGAATCTTTGCGTTCACTATTATCTGAGAAATTTAATCTAAACTCTCATAACATCGTTGAAGAAATTAGCGCTACACATCCAAATATTGAAGTTGCAGAAGCTCTTAATATTAATAGTGTATATCCCTTGATAAAAGTTGACAGAATAACATATAACGAAGATTATAATCCCATTTATTTGACAGAATATTTTGTACGTTCCGAAAACTGGAAATATACTGTTGAATTTAGTCAATAA
- a CDS encoding ABC transporter ATP-binding protein, whose translation MGTIEVKNAAFAYNEKNIFSDISFSINPGEILCLIGPNGCGKTTLLDCILGIKNLKKGEVILNGNDIRMMKPHEVAKEISYVPQSHEMTFPYKVLEIVLMGRAAYTSIFSSPSQRDMSIAEGALDMVGMLGFKDRIYTHLSGGEAQMVMIARALAQESPFIILDEPTSHLDIKHEHRILENIVELMGEKKLGIIMATHFPNHAFHMENSGIKTSVAMFHNRKLKEIGPPSKVLCKQNMYKVFNIETKLLCYEDDKYQKSSYIVPLFTRRKVEECQDYKTEKTS comes from the coding sequence ATGGGAACCATAGAGGTGAAGAATGCAGCTTTTGCTTATAATGAAAAAAACATTTTCAGTGATATAAGCTTCAGTATTAACCCCGGTGAAATACTTTGCTTAATTGGGCCAAATGGGTGTGGAAAGACGACTTTACTAGATTGCATTTTAGGAATTAAGAATCTTAAAAAAGGAGAAGTTATTCTAAATGGTAACGATATTAGGATGATGAAGCCCCATGAAGTCGCCAAGGAGATATCCTATGTTCCTCAATCCCATGAGATGACATTTCCATATAAGGTGTTGGAGATTGTCTTGATGGGAAGAGCGGCATATACCTCCATTTTTTCTTCTCCTAGTCAAAGGGATATGAGCATAGCTGAGGGGGCTTTAGATATGGTGGGGATGCTTGGATTTAAGGATAGGATATATACACATCTTAGTGGAGGAGAGGCTCAGATGGTAATGATAGCCAGGGCTTTGGCTCAAGAATCACCCTTCATTATTTTAGATGAACCTACTTCACACTTAGATATTAAGCATGAGCATAGGATTTTAGAAAATATTGTGGAGCTTATGGGGGAAAAAAAGCTTGGGATAATAATGGCAACTCATTTTCCAAACCATGCATTTCATATGGAGAATAGTGGTATAAAAACCTCGGTTGCCATGTTCCATAATAGGAAACTTAAAGAAATAGGCCCTCCAAGTAAAGTTTTATGTAAACAAAATATGTACAAGGTTTTTAATATTGAAACCAAGCTTCTATGCTATGAAGATGACAAATATCAAAAATCCAGCTATATTGTACCCCTATTTACGAGAAGGAAGGTGGAGGAATGTCAAGACTACAAAACGGAAAAAACAAGTTAA
- a CDS encoding iron ABC transporter permease yields MKKGRKTIFLIIPTILPIFIMFLSLFIGRYPLAFSDVIKILCSKLGYDMVGITKMQYSIIWNLRMPRAILGLMVGGSLAISGGALQGLFRNPLVDTGILGVNAGAGFGAALSVVMFNNIYLTYIFAFGFGILAVTLSYLTGRIYNTTPTVMLVLGGIVVSSVFVALLSFVKYLADPYDQLPTIVFWLMGSLARASYEDIMIAMIPMLLGILGLMLIRWRVNVISMGDREARTLGINVRLTKILVVFCTAMATAGAVCVSGTIGWIGLIIPHIGRMIVGNDNRLLLPTSLSLGASFLIIIDSLGRMLTGTELPLNILTALVGGPFFIYLLRKTKGGSW; encoded by the coding sequence TTGAAAAAGGGCAGAAAGACCATATTTTTAATTATACCAACAATCCTTCCTATTTTTATTATGTTTTTATCATTGTTTATTGGTAGGTATCCACTAGCATTTTCCGATGTCATAAAAATTTTATGTTCCAAATTAGGCTATGATATGGTAGGTATAACAAAAATGCAGTATTCGATTATTTGGAACTTGAGGATGCCTAGAGCGATATTGGGACTAATGGTTGGAGGAAGTTTAGCTATAAGCGGTGGTGCGCTACAGGGATTATTTAGAAATCCCCTTGTGGATACTGGTATATTAGGGGTGAATGCAGGGGCTGGGTTTGGTGCAGCATTATCTGTAGTTATGTTTAATAATATATATTTGACCTACATATTTGCCTTTGGATTTGGGATTTTAGCTGTAACTTTGAGTTATCTCACTGGAAGGATATATAATACTACACCTACAGTGATGTTAGTACTAGGGGGTATTGTGGTTTCATCAGTATTTGTGGCACTTCTTTCCTTTGTAAAATATCTAGCAGATCCCTATGATCAGCTGCCGACAATTGTATTTTGGCTAATGGGAAGCTTGGCACGGGCTAGCTATGAAGATATCATGATAGCAATGATCCCTATGCTATTGGGGATTCTGGGATTGATGCTGATTAGATGGCGTGTAAACGTTATTTCTATGGGGGATAGGGAGGCTAGGACTCTGGGGATTAATGTGAGATTGACAAAAATACTTGTTGTTTTTTGTACAGCCATGGCGACCGCTGGAGCTGTTTGCGTAAGTGGAACAATCGGATGGATTGGTTTAATCATTCCACATATAGGGAGGATGATAGTGGGAAATGATAATAGACTTTTGCTTCCCACAAGCCTATCCTTGGGAGCGAGCTTTTTAATCATAATTGATAGCTTAGGGCGAATGCTTACGGGTACAGAATTACCCCTTAATATTTTGACTGCACTAGTTGGTGGACCATTTTTTATATATCTTTTGAGGAAAACAAAGGGGGGAAGTTGGTAA
- a CDS encoding TRAP transporter substrate-binding protein, whose protein sequence is MKKFVSILLVIMVLLTAGACSKQESNLQKGDSSSKEAKSSKEESFEISYSTWASEGEAAYEGMKKFKEIVEEESNNRITVNLFPSSQLGSTEEQHEQLAMNTIQMMSSGNPGIKELEYLALPYLMGSMDGWMEVLSSDIGEKFNKILLEKQGVVNIGFLPRNPRIVSCNKAIHTPEDFKGVKLRTPERDYYVETFKALGANPTPLAFGEVYSALQTGVVDGQENPIETIYSAGFHEIQDYIIITNHIRKPAFVSANNEFILGLSEKDRELVMRACDEGRKYAEELAAEQVVEFRKKIEEAGVKIIEPEIEPFVQATEKVREKLGMEVWGKETYNRIKEIGQKY, encoded by the coding sequence ATGAAAAAATTTGTATCGATTTTATTAGTAATTATGGTTTTGTTAACGGCAGGAGCATGTTCTAAGCAAGAAAGCAATCTCCAAAAGGGGGACTCTAGTTCCAAAGAAGCAAAATCTTCAAAGGAAGAATCATTTGAAATAAGTTATAGCACTTGGGCTAGTGAAGGTGAGGCTGCATATGAGGGAATGAAAAAATTTAAGGAAATTGTAGAGGAAGAAAGTAATAATAGAATAACGGTTAATCTATTCCCTTCAAGTCAACTTGGTTCTACAGAGGAACAACATGAACAGCTTGCAATGAACACAATTCAGATGATGTCTAGTGGTAATCCAGGAATAAAAGAATTGGAATATTTGGCGCTTCCTTATCTTATGGGTTCTATGGATGGCTGGATGGAAGTCCTTTCTTCTGATATAGGTGAAAAATTTAATAAGATACTATTAGAGAAGCAGGGTGTAGTAAATATTGGTTTTTTACCTAGAAATCCAAGAATTGTATCATGTAATAAAGCAATTCATACTCCTGAAGATTTTAAGGGTGTGAAGTTAAGAACCCCTGAAAGAGATTATTATGTTGAAACATTTAAAGCATTAGGTGCTAATCCTACTCCACTTGCCTTTGGTGAGGTTTATTCAGCACTTCAAACAGGAGTGGTTGATGGTCAAGAAAATCCAATAGAAACAATTTATTCTGCTGGATTCCATGAAATTCAAGATTATATAATCATTACAAATCATATCAGAAAGCCTGCATTTGTATCTGCTAATAATGAATTCATTCTAGGCTTGTCAGAAAAGGATAGAGAATTAGTTATGAGAGCTTGTGATGAAGGAAGAAAATATGCAGAGGAATTAGCTGCTGAGCAAGTTGTTGAATTCAGGAAAAAAATTGAAGAAGCTGGTGTAAAAATAATTGAGCCAGAAATTGAGCCTTTTGTTCAAGCTACAGAGAAAGTTAGAGAAAAGCTGGGTATGGAAGTTTGGGGCAAAGAAACATACAACCGTATTAAGGAAATTGGACAAAAGTACTAA
- a CDS encoding M20 family metallopeptidase: MDYKMLIEDIKDDIIAIRRKIHENPELAFQEYKTTQTIIDELSDCDVDIKRYGLETGLVVILKGDKEGKTIAFRADMDALRIEEKSGLSFSSKIDGVAHMCGHDIHTSTLLGCIKVLSKLKNEISGRIIFIFQPAEEGLRGANSIIRTGVFDEYAIDYITTIHCWPEIKAGTIGLKAGPMMASSNMLEITIKGKGTHAAHPHKGVDPILISSYIINGLQSISSREIAPTDPIIVSITKIEAGSSHNIVPEEVKMYGTVRTITNETQEIISDIVTRIVENTASAYRADATVVIEEKTSPLIADETLVKELKRCAENSIGVDNIVDLKEPSMGSEDFAKYLEFCKGALIRLGTKSENYQTQLPLHNPRTIFDEKAIETGMKVICSFALDYLK; the protein is encoded by the coding sequence ATGGATTATAAAATGCTTATAGAAGATATTAAAGATGATATTATAGCAATAAGAAGAAAAATACATGAGAACCCAGAGCTTGCTTTTCAAGAGTATAAGACAACACAAACTATTATTGATGAACTTTCAGATTGTGATGTAGATATTAAGAGATATGGCTTAGAAACAGGATTAGTAGTTATTTTAAAAGGAGATAAAGAAGGGAAAACCATTGCTTTTAGAGCAGATATGGATGCTCTAAGAATAGAAGAAAAATCAGGGCTTTCATTTTCTTCAAAAATAGATGGTGTAGCTCATATGTGTGGTCATGATATTCATACTAGTACATTACTAGGTTGTATCAAGGTACTTAGTAAATTGAAGAATGAGATTTCAGGAAGAATTATATTTATTTTTCAGCCTGCAGAAGAAGGATTAAGAGGTGCAAATTCTATTATTAGAACTGGTGTTTTTGATGAGTATGCAATCGATTATATTACTACTATTCATTGTTGGCCAGAAATAAAGGCAGGAACTATTGGATTGAAGGCAGGACCAATGATGGCTAGCTCAAACATGTTGGAAATCACAATAAAAGGGAAAGGTACACATGCAGCACATCCACACAAGGGTGTTGATCCTATTCTTATATCATCATATATTATTAATGGTCTACAATCTATTTCATCAAGGGAGATTGCTCCCACAGATCCAATAATTGTTTCAATTACTAAAATCGAAGCTGGATCTAGTCATAATATTGTTCCAGAAGAAGTAAAAATGTATGGGACAGTTAGGACAATTACTAATGAAACACAAGAGATTATTAGTGATATAGTCACTAGAATTGTAGAAAACACAGCTAGTGCATATAGAGCAGATGCAACTGTGGTTATAGAAGAAAAAACATCTCCTCTAATTGCAGATGAAACTTTGGTTAAAGAGTTAAAGCGTTGTGCTGAAAATTCCATAGGTGTTGATAATATTGTTGATTTAAAGGAGCCCTCAATGGGATCTGAAGACTTTGCAAAATATTTAGAATTTTGTAAAGGTGCATTAATAAGATTAGGTACAAAATCTGAAAATTATCAGACTCAACTTCCTCTTCATAATCCACGCACGATATTTGATGAAAAGGCTATTGAGACTGGTATGAAAGTTATATGTAGTTTTGCACTAGATTATTTAAAATAG
- a CDS encoding branched-chain amino acid aminotransferase, whose amino-acid sequence MSKTVNIEWDKLSFNYIKTDFRYVSRWKDGKWDEGVLTEDNKLCISEASTALHYGQQCFEGLKAYRRKDGKIQLFRPDQNSKRLNNSCKRILMPEIPEEKFIDACVQVVKANEAYVPPYGTGATLYLRPFVIGVGDNVGVKPAPEYIFCIFCVPVGPYFKGGMKPVNFMVSEYDRAAPFGTGAAKVGGNYAASLYAHEIAVKKGFADCIYLDPMTHTKIEEVGAANFFGITKDDKFVTPKSPSILPSITKYSLMHIAENYLNMEVKESDVLIAELDKYKEAGACGTAAVITPIGGIDYQEKLHVFHSETEVGPITKKLYDTLYGIQLGDVEAPEGWIVEVE is encoded by the coding sequence ATGTCAAAAACAGTAAATATTGAATGGGATAAGTTATCCTTTAATTACATCAAAACAGATTTCCGTTATGTATCTAGATGGAAGGATGGTAAATGGGATGAAGGTGTACTAACTGAAGACAATAAGCTTTGTATTAGTGAAGCTTCAACAGCTCTTCATTATGGACAACAATGTTTTGAAGGATTAAAGGCATATCGTAGAAAAGATGGTAAAATCCAGCTTTTTAGACCTGATCAAAATTCAAAACGTTTAAATAATAGCTGTAAACGTATCTTAATGCCTGAAATACCTGAAGAAAAATTTATAGATGCATGTGTTCAAGTTGTAAAAGCTAATGAGGCCTATGTTCCTCCATATGGAACTGGAGCAACTCTGTATCTCAGACCTTTTGTTATAGGAGTTGGAGATAATGTTGGAGTAAAGCCAGCACCTGAATATATCTTCTGTATATTCTGTGTTCCAGTGGGCCCTTACTTTAAAGGTGGGATGAAGCCTGTAAACTTTATGGTTTCAGAATATGATAGAGCTGCACCATTTGGAACTGGAGCCGCAAAGGTTGGAGGAAACTATGCAGCTAGTCTATATGCCCACGAGATAGCCGTAAAAAAAGGATTCGCTGATTGTATTTATCTCGATCCAATGACTCACACTAAGATTGAAGAAGTGGGTGCCGCAAACTTCTTTGGAATAACAAAGGATGATAAATTCGTCACTCCAAAATCACCATCTATACTTCCAAGTATAACAAAATACTCGTTAATGCACATTGCTGAAAATTATTTGAATATGGAAGTAAAGGAAAGTGATGTATTAATAGCTGAACTAGATAAGTACAAGGAAGCTGGAGCATGTGGAACTGCGGCTGTAATAACTCCTATTGGAGGAATTGACTATCAAGAAAAACTCCATGTATTCCATAGTGAAACAGAAGTAGGTCCTATAACTAAGAAGCTTTACGATACCCTTTATGGAATACAACTAGGTGATGTTGAAGCTCCAGAAGGATGGATTGTTGAAGTAGAATAG
- a CDS encoding ABC transporter substrate-binding protein: MSRLQNGKNKLIVFCLCIVLMFFTGCTQNNGVAESNSDREMITITDCVGREVEIPKKVERVASIFATSGHIATILGKGDSIVAISNGLTRDLLLHEVCPHIKDALVAKGGGHFNIEELIKANPDVVFFSTDVIKDHATEKKINQLGIPYLIVEYKNIEEQKYAVEMIGKVLGEESKAQSYNKYYDDIVAMVGERTKDIGDKERVRVYHAINEVARTDSPNTLPADWTKVAGAKNVSIEEDHAEGLEDSFKLVNTKFFVSFEQICLWNPDVIIANGNGIDLYLQSKDQFKEVNAVLNDKVYLLPNGVSRWGHPYSIETPLAILWTAKTLYPDKFQDIDMVKETKRFYKEFFNYDLGNEKAEQILSGKGMRIPKG; the protein is encoded by the coding sequence ATGTCAAGACTACAAAACGGAAAAAACAAGTTAATTGTTTTTTGCTTATGTATTGTATTAATGTTTTTTACTGGATGTACACAAAATAATGGTGTCGCTGAGAGTAATTCGGATAGAGAAATGATCACCATCACAGATTGTGTCGGCAGAGAAGTAGAGATACCAAAAAAAGTAGAAAGAGTGGCGAGTATATTTGCCACATCGGGACATATAGCCACAATATTGGGCAAAGGTGATAGCATTGTGGCTATATCCAATGGATTGACTAGGGATCTACTGCTCCACGAGGTCTGTCCCCATATAAAAGATGCTTTAGTAGCAAAGGGTGGGGGGCATTTTAATATAGAGGAGCTTATCAAAGCGAATCCTGATGTTGTATTTTTTAGTACAGATGTTATAAAGGACCATGCCACAGAAAAAAAAATCAATCAGTTAGGAATTCCCTACCTAATTGTGGAGTATAAAAACATAGAAGAACAGAAATATGCTGTGGAAATGATTGGGAAAGTTCTTGGTGAAGAATCAAAGGCCCAAAGCTATAATAAGTATTATGATGATATTGTTGCCATGGTAGGGGAGAGAACAAAGGATATAGGGGATAAAGAAAGAGTCAGAGTTTACCATGCTATAAATGAAGTTGCAAGGACGGATTCACCTAATACATTGCCTGCGGATTGGACAAAAGTTGCCGGAGCCAAGAACGTATCTATTGAAGAAGATCATGCAGAGGGCCTAGAGGATTCATTTAAATTAGTTAATACAAAGTTTTTCGTTAGCTTTGAACAAATATGTCTTTGGAATCCCGATGTGATTATTGCAAACGGAAATGGAATAGATTTATATTTACAATCAAAGGATCAGTTTAAGGAAGTAAATGCTGTATTAAATGATAAGGTATATTTATTACCAAATGGAGTTTCCCGATGGGGACATCCATATTCTATTGAGACTCCCTTAGCTATATTATGGACTGCTAAGACCCTTTACCCAGATAAATTTCAAGATATAGATATGGTTAAGGAAACAAAGAGATTCTATAAAGAGTTTTTTAACTATGATTTAGGGAATGAAAAAGCTGAGCAAATATTATCTGGAAAGGGAATGAGGATACCTAAGGGATAA
- a CDS encoding Ig-like domain-containing protein, producing the protein MRWRFGLIILLALLLWVCTMGSSFADGEGGNKPFSLSTSNPTDGQKRVSIDRDINLTFSKNVVNILVKENNEKCFKLMDEDGHAVPIEVIMADDQIEREKRNDIILSIKEALGYGKKYTVVVSKDLMSKSGVTLESDIEISFTTISKNGGMSKLIWILGTLVIIALVSAYFTVRKKSK; encoded by the coding sequence ATGAGATGGAGATTTGGTTTAATTATTTTATTGGCTCTATTATTATGGGTATGTACTATGGGGAGCAGCTTCGCCGATGGGGAAGGAGGTAATAAACCCTTTTCTTTAAGTACATCTAACCCTACGGATGGACAGAAGAGGGTTTCCATTGATAGGGATATTAATTTAACCTTTAGCAAAAATGTAGTAAATATCCTTGTTAAGGAGAATAATGAAAAATGTTTTAAGCTCATGGACGAAGATGGACATGCAGTACCAATTGAAGTAATAATGGCCGATGACCAGATTGAAAGGGAGAAAAGGAATGATATTATACTTTCAATAAAGGAAGCTTTAGGCTATGGGAAGAAATATACAGTAGTTGTATCAAAGGATTTAATGTCTAAAAGTGGTGTAACATTGGAGTCCGACATAGAAATTTCATTTACAACTATATCTAAAAATGGAGGTATGTCGAAATTAATATGGATTTTAGGTACGTTAGTAATAATAGCCTTGGTATCGGCCTACTTTACCGTTAGAAAAAAATCTAAATAG
- a CDS encoding Spo0E family sporulation regulatory protein-aspartic acid phosphatase, whose translation MENMSRLRDLIFEIDDTKRNLYKLIQEKQWNLLDSEVIKLSQLLDELLLQYHNVRKK comes from the coding sequence ATGGAGAATATGTCTAGATTACGTGATTTAATCTTTGAAATTGATGATACTAAAAGAAACCTATACAAATTAATTCAGGAAAAGCAATGGAATTTGCTTGATTCAGAAGTAATTAAATTAAGTCAGCTACTTGATGAATTACTTTTACAGTATCATAATGTAAGAAAAAAATAA